Proteins co-encoded in one Halococcoides cellulosivorans genomic window:
- a CDS encoding DUF655 domain-containing protein, whose product MNGAGEGDSESPTAVVLDHLPHGRTEDDRPQYQKQPLAYVVTVEGFRLFECVCSEDGDVSIGDRVPLYADVIERANQIAYDDLPSGAQSELEYAIDEIVATDERRFVDFYTEAQPITTRLHALNLLPGIGKKLRNAILDERKRGPFESFEDLSERVDGLHTPREVVLDRILEEIREDDLKYRIFVDDD is encoded by the coding sequence ATGAACGGCGCGGGTGAGGGGGATTCTGAGTCCCCGACGGCGGTCGTACTGGATCATTTGCCCCACGGTCGCACCGAGGACGACCGCCCGCAGTATCAAAAACAGCCGCTGGCCTACGTGGTGACCGTCGAGGGCTTTCGACTGTTCGAGTGCGTGTGCTCCGAGGACGGCGACGTCTCGATCGGTGATCGCGTTCCGCTGTACGCGGACGTCATCGAGCGAGCCAACCAGATCGCATACGACGACCTGCCGAGCGGTGCCCAGTCCGAACTGGAGTACGCCATCGACGAGATCGTCGCGACCGACGAGCGACGGTTCGTCGATTTCTACACCGAGGCCCAGCCGATCACCACGCGGCTGCACGCGCTGAACCTGCTGCCGGGGATCGGGAAGAAACTCCGGAACGCGATCCTCGACGAGCGCAAACGCGGTCCGTTCGAGTCGTTCGAGGACCTCTCCGAGCGGGTCGACGGCCTCCACACGCCTCGCGAGGTCGTCCTCGATCGCATCCTCGAAGAGATCCGCGAAGACGATCTCAAATACCGAATCTTCGTCGACGATGACTGA